From the genome of Pueribacillus theae, one region includes:
- a CDS encoding (Fe-S)-binding protein: protein MSVDEKKLSIPLKQDVACHTTSLGNYFWEDPPDENKWADCVHCGMCLEACPTYQETGEEHQSPRGRVYLIKAVAEGKIDVNEAFADPVFTCLDCRACETACPASVQVGGLIEEARGQIRQAMPLTGIPGAFSKTILKGFFPHPNRMGKLGGLMRLYQKSGIQSVARKAGLLNILPTHLKDMESILPKVGKPVLGRYPEIVPAEGETKGRVAMLTGCVMDVMFSDINEATIRVLTHNGYEVALPKQQTCCGALHVHAGDRETGKSLARQNIEAFKDYDKVLVNAAGCGCALAEYDELFRNDPDMLPMAKEFSEKVEDISKFLYDNDFKRPQTEVKTRITYHDACHLAHGQGVRFEPRQLLKEIPGVELVDLPDADRCCGSAGIYNLTHPEMAGALLDRKIDDIPEDVEMISMGNPGCMLQIAMGVQKHGRSEKVVHTIQLLDWAYEKEKKEAKNLVKS from the coding sequence ATGAGTGTTGATGAGAAAAAACTATCCATTCCATTGAAGCAGGATGTGGCCTGTCATACGACAAGTCTAGGAAACTATTTTTGGGAGGACCCGCCTGATGAAAATAAGTGGGCCGACTGTGTTCACTGCGGCATGTGCCTTGAAGCATGCCCAACTTATCAAGAAACGGGGGAAGAGCATCAATCACCGAGAGGCCGTGTTTATTTAATCAAAGCAGTAGCAGAAGGAAAGATTGATGTCAATGAAGCGTTTGCTGATCCTGTCTTCACTTGCCTCGACTGCCGTGCATGTGAAACGGCTTGCCCGGCAAGTGTCCAAGTTGGCGGCTTAATTGAGGAAGCACGCGGACAAATTCGTCAAGCGATGCCATTAACAGGTATTCCCGGTGCGTTCAGCAAAACGATTTTGAAAGGCTTTTTCCCGCATCCGAATCGCATGGGCAAACTTGGCGGCTTAATGAGGCTGTACCAAAAGAGCGGCATTCAAAGTGTTGCAAGAAAGGCGGGCCTATTAAACATTTTGCCAACCCATTTAAAAGACATGGAATCGATCCTTCCAAAGGTTGGAAAGCCTGTACTTGGCAGATATCCTGAAATTGTTCCTGCAGAAGGCGAAACAAAGGGCCGGGTTGCAATGCTTACTGGCTGTGTCATGGACGTCATGTTCAGTGACATTAACGAAGCGACAATTCGAGTCCTTACCCATAATGGTTATGAAGTCGCTCTGCCAAAACAGCAAACTTGCTGCGGCGCGCTTCATGTCCATGCAGGGGATAGAGAGACAGGAAAATCACTTGCCAGACAAAACATTGAAGCATTCAAAGATTACGATAAAGTTCTTGTAAATGCGGCTGGTTGCGGATGCGCGCTTGCTGAATATGACGAACTCTTCCGCAACGATCCTGACATGCTTCCAATGGCAAAAGAATTTTCAGAAAAAGTCGAAGACATCTCAAAATTCCTATATGACAATGATTTTAAACGTCCACAAACGGAAGTGAAAACGAGAATTACGTATCATGATGCATGCCACTTGGCACACGGACAAGGCGTCCGATTTGAACCTCGCCAGCTTTTGAAAGAAATTCCAGGTGTGGAATTGGTCGATTTGCCTGATGCGGACAGATGCTGCGGAAGTGCGGGGATTTACAACCTTACGCATCCTGAAATGGCAGGGGCGCTTCTCGATCGCAAAATCGATGACATCCCTGAAGATGTTGAAATGATTTCGATGGGTAATCCGGGATGTATGCTTCAAATTGCAATGGGCGTGCAGAAACATGGCAGAAGTGAAAAAGTCGTTCACACGATCCAATTGCTTGACTGGGCATATGAGAAAGAGAAAAAAGAAGCGAAAAATCTAGTGAAGTCGTAA